Below is a genomic region from Chelmon rostratus isolate fCheRos1 chromosome 7, fCheRos1.pri, whole genome shotgun sequence.
GACGACGTGTGCACTCATGCAGACTGAGGCGTCTAAGCTGTTTTAGGAATCTCACTAAAACGACAGAAACTTTGctctacctttttttttgtttgacttctttaaatattttgtgcattaaCCATAACTGCTGTTGACATCATTGTACTCATGGCCCAAACATCCTGCAGCAAATGCTAATAGGCATCctggatggaaaaaaataaCTCTTACTCGACTTACTAAAATAATCATTACATGATATATAGACGTAATCGGACATCTTAAATAACATGCAATAttacacacagcaggaagattCTTGGTTCGATCCTGCTGTCACAGTCCGAAGGCATGCAGTGTTTGATTAACTGGCGATTAATGTGACAGCCCTGTGATTGACTGGAGACCTGTCAATTGGGATCGTGTCCAGCATCCCGCAACCTTCCAAAGGATAAACACGCATAACTAATGGATGAATGTACTATAATATAAGTCTGATGATTGCACATTTGAATACTTTTGTTGTTCCTTCCAATGTGTTATTTGTgcaatgctttttaaaatttgattgCTGAGCAGAAGAGGCAGTAGTTATTTTGTATGGGCCATTAATTTAACATGAAATGCCTTTAGTGTTGTCAGCAATGTCACCGTAATATTGTGGCGAAGAGTTACAAATGATACAATATTGATAATTGAGAAGTTGACTGACAATATATGAAAATTATTGGTGTTTATAATCGTAATTTTGGCCGCGTGTTATTGACTGGTAAATCACTGTCAGTGAATTAAACAGCAACTACTTTCAACAATTGCATACGACTACGTCTGTTCGTGAACCACTTCTAATTTGATTCCAAACCGATTAACAACACCAAAACACAGGCACATGATCTGCTTTTTGTGATTTATTGCCGAATGAGATAAATTGCGGTGGATATTTTAACTCCGGGAAGACAGAGTTGGAGCTTACGAGAAACACCTGAACGCAGCAGTGGTGTCCCCGTTACTCCTGTGTCACATGACAGAGGTGATGGTTCCTTTGCAGCTGGTGACGTGACAAGGCAAACCAAAATCGCTGCTGCTAGTACTGGTTAGCAAGTTTGTTGACTTTCGCATTTCCTCGATCCTCCTCGAAATCAGAGCAGTGACACGAAAATGGACAATAGCGGGAAAGAAAAGCAAGCGATGGCTTTAATAGCTGaggctgaaaagaaaatgaaatcttCGCAGTCGTTTTTTGGAGCGTTGTTTGGGTGAGTATGTCCGTTAGCTGTAGTTTAGCTGAACATGTCAAGCTAAAGGCCAACTAAGCGGAAGGTGGCTAGCTGACCAGTTACCACCAGAtctgaaagcaggaaaaaagcaaATTCTCAACATCACTGCAACACTGGGTTGCTTGTATCTCACGTTAGGTTGCTGTGGTTAGTGGGAGTGTGGTCAACGCTGCAGTTTAGCTGTAACGTTATATGTAGCGTTATCTTCCTTCAGATCACCGCttagcatttatttgacaaTAATTAACGTTCAGTCTAAAACAGAGCTTTATGTAGCAGTAAATGAGGCTCGGTGACACAATGCTAATTGTTTGGGGATGGTTTTATTATGTCAGGTGCTGATGTGGTCCTAATCAAAGATGAGTTGTGTAACATTTCAAGTCATTCTCACTTGCTGGAAAGACGCGAAATAATAGCCGAAGTGTTGCTGCTATAGCGCCATCTACTGGGTAAATTTCGTAAGGTCACTCATGAGGTGCAAATCACATGTACGGCGCATTTGTTTACGATAGCACAGGGGAACAGATTTGAGTTGCATCCTTCATAATAAGATAGTAGTTGAGATAAGCCCCGATCTTAAATGATTAAAGTGGGAATCAGACACTTACCTTCATACCCAAGGACTGCAAGTTTAATCAAATTAGCCATTATAAAAACAATAGaacacacagcatttaaaatatGAGTTGGACTGAATGTCAAAGTATGGTAAAGCTTGGAGATGCAAGTGTCCATATCATTAGGTCTGCTCTATTATTCTGCTATTACTAACACTATTTTGATATCAGTATATTTAGCACAGTATGGCCAATGAATGTAACATCACATACATAACAATCAAACTGATGTTTAATGTAATGAACTCTGTTTCACTCTTGTGCATTACATCAGACAAACCTCTTCATACATGTAAAATAAGAACTTCAGTAACTAATTTGATTAGTTATTGGTAAAGATTCCCTACATTATCAATAGGTATTAACTCAATAGTATTACTGCACTTGATATTTGCAGTATCGCCCGGCAATGGTCTGCATGGGTCTTGTTGAAATAAATGTATGCTGTCACACAGGGGTTCCTCCAAGATGGAAGACGCCTGTGACCTGTATGTGAGGGCAGCCAACATGtacaaaatggccaaaaattGGTGTGGTAAGAATAATTATTACAGGTTGAATGAACAAGTGTAATGACTTAACCTTTTTTACATCTGACTTTAATTCTCCTAACTtgagacattttcttttcagctgcgGGAAATGCATTCTCCCAAGCCGCTCGCCTTTACCTTCAGATGCAGAGCAAACACGATGCTGCGTCTAACTTCGTAGAAGCTGGAAACGCCTTCAAAAAAGCAGATCCACAAGGTAATAATTACCCATCACCGCCCTCGAGATATATGACTGCTAAAGCCCCTTTGTCATGCCTGTTTTACAAGGTGCTATTCCAGTGGACCATGTACATAAGCCACTGTTGTCTCATGTGATTAACATGTTCCAGATGAAGAGCTTTAACAGCATTATTCTTGGGTCGTCCCACTGTGCAATTAGACAATGTGAATGTGGACAAATGAATGGTTTGCACTGGAGaaaagtgtaaataaataatgactgATATAGTAAAATGGACTCTCACTTTGAACCTTGCACTTCTTGCAGCTGGTTGCTTCTAATTTTGTTGATCTTGGAATCTGAGTTTATTCTTACTTTGTTCTTTTATTGGTATGAGTTCACAGAATTGCAGTGACATGGTCTTAGAATATGTCACGTGCCTACATatcatttcaatcatttttatgtttaatgtttattatatattaatttttttttctcaacagaGGCCATAAACTGCCTAAACCGAGCGATTGAGATATACACTGATATGGTGAGTTAATGAACTCAAGAATGGGGAATCTTCTTAGAAAATACCTTTTTGGGTTTAGCCTCCTAATTTCTTATGTAACTCCCCATGTTGATCTCTTCTCTCATCCTTTACTTGGTTTTAGGGCCGCTTTATCATCGCAGCCAAACATCACATCAGCATCGCTGAAATATATGAGACTGAACTGGTGGACATTGACAAGGTCAGATGAAATATCTGTGTTTCCTACATACTTACGCATTACTTCCATTCTTGCTTCTAATTTAATATTGTGTCTTCTAGTGAATATTTGTTTAAGCCATAAACACTATTAGGGAAATCTCTGTTTGCACCTTATTTGTCCAATTTCCATTCCAGGCCGTTGCTCATTATGAACAAGCAGCGGATTATTACAAAGGTGAAGAATCCACCAGGTGAATATTTTAAATGCTCAATATTTCCTGATGTTTGCCTTTAGGGTGAGATGTTTTatatgcttttgtgtttctgttttttctgtttgttacaTCTTTGTTTAATGATTGTGCAGTTAAGTTTCTTGGCGGTCTTTGACCCTTGAATGCTGTGAATGCGTGTGGACTGATAAACGTCTGGATTTTCCTTTTCAGTTCTGCAAACAAGTGCCTTCTGAAAGTAGCAACCTACGCAGCTCAGTTGGAGCAGTACCCAAAAGCGATTGATATCTATGAACAGGTGTGGAAATGCTCACCAGCACCCTTTGTCTTGTTATCAGTCCCTTCAGCGGCTTCACACTAATTGTACTTTTGATTTTAGGTTGGAACCCACGCAATGGACAGTACGCTCCTGAAATACAGTGCCAAGGACCATTTCTTCAAGGCAGCGCTCTGCCACTTCTGTGTAGACATGCTGAATGCAAAAGTAAGCCGTAACACAGAACCTGTGTCCATGTACAACAAGTGTAACACGAGCCATCGTCCTGACGTTCATTCTTTCGTCACCTAGCTTGCTGTACAGAAGTATGAAGAAATGTTCCCGGCCTTTTCAGACTCTCGAGAGTGCAAGCTATTGAAGGTAGGTTTTGGTGTTATCGTGGTTCTGAAATCCTTAAACAAATTAATTGAAAGTCCTCTAGATATCGAGAGGCGAGGCTGATAGAGACATAAACTTTACAACTGGCTTGTTGTTTTCAGTATAAACACTGCATACCTGCagttcctgtctctcttcagctgtcactatcaaataaatcagaaaagGCCCCATGAAAAAAGTTGTTGTAATTTGCATCATGCAAAATGTTCCTCAGCATTTCACCCcccagcatcatcatcagttcaCTGCAGTTAAAGCCTGGCTCCAACAATTCTGATTGAAGTTATAAAGCCATGCAGGTGTTTAAGAACTGTAGGAGTGCTCGTTTCATTTTGCAATGCTAACAGGTATACACACAGTGTATTATAGCCTCAGTTGTGTGCCACAGggtgtatttttgtgtatgAGCAGCCTTTCTAATGTACAGTATTATcgaaaaaatgtttttttttttatccaaccAGAAACTTCTAGATGCCTGTGAAGAACAGAATGTGGATGCCTATACTGACTCGGTGAGTGCACAATTATCTGTCAACAAAATGACAGCATGTAGTCAAGGTTCTTGactctgagcttttttttttttctgcagcagtgagtTTAAAAATCCTGTACTGATACAGTGTTCATGGATCTATACGCTTTGGTGCCTCACAGTATGACTACAAAACGATTACCTGTGACTGAAGTGTTGGGATACGAGTAAAAGAATAAAAGGGATAACGAAATATGAGTCTTCATAGTGGCCTTCTCTATATTtgaatcatttcagtttgaacTTTCTTGTACCTGAAAGATTAATATCTCAACATCAGGCATGAgtatatgttaaaaaaatcaGCAACACAGAATGTCCAAATGCTCCAAATGACCTAACCTTTACtattctttaaaacaaaaaaagaagaaaaaaaaaaggattgtgGGTAATTTTTGGTAATATTAACTACTCATTTCCCAGGTGAAGGAATACGACACCATTTCACGGTTGGACCAGTGGCTCACCACCATGCTTCTCCGCATCAAGAAAACCATACAGGAAGATGAGAGTGACCTTCGCTGATTTCCCCCCCCCCGATCATCCTCAAGCCCTCGACAACTGGCTTGCATCTCTCTTTTTGCCTTGAGCCTCTCACTTCCATTCTAGCAGCAATCCTCATAGatactgtgtttgtttcctaCCATCTCCAGTATTTTTTCTTGCCTATTTAATTAATGCTCCAAAAATGATGGTCTTTATAGATATGAACACTATTTTCCTGAGTGCACTCTACACACAATAAGTTGGTTGTATATTGTTATGATAAAGGTATTGGCCCAATATTAGTTCAGATATTCATTATAGGCACCAATACCAAATACTCATACCAGCACACTTATAGAAAAGGTTTTATTTGATGTTTCTAGTTATAAAATGGATGAGAGGATGCCAGTTTACTAACATTTTGATCTACAAAATCTATTTTCCAGAATGTGCTTCAAATAAACTTAACTGACCAAAATGCCAATATAAACTAAAGCCCTCACATTGGTTTTTGGTTCTTTTGAGTGCTCAAGTATGCAGTAGTGTAGGTCATACCAGGGCACCGCTAATTAAACAGCACTTCATCTCCGCTGCAGAACTCCTCTGCAAGCAGAGGCCAAGAGTTTCTGAGGTTAGTCCATGGCAAATACCCCCTCTGCCTTATACTGCGAAGTTCTCAGGATGTGGACAGCTagatttgatgaaaaaaaaaaaatcttttacaAGCGTTACCAAATTCATTTGCtaattgtttttgtcatttccatttaAAGTGCTTTTATTCCACAAAAGAAGGTGAAAGAAGCTGTCACCTTTCTGAACATTTGCATGGTTTGATACGGATGAGACTAGAGCAGCAGTTTCCATTGTATAGGAGTTATTTctcaagtgttttttgtgtcatttgtgttctttttctgttaaaactaaccaggctggaaaaaaacaagcattttttaaaGGCCTGCACGAGATGCAATACATTGATGAAAAAGGAGCTTTACTGATCTGAACACTGTGCTCATGTACCCTCCTGATGATGTTGTCAATAGACAACTGGTCTTAAATAATTTGTACATCAGTGATGTTTCCTGTCAAGCATTTGAATAAACCTGTCTCAGACGCAAAGCATCCTGGGCGTGTCCTCCACCTgcctgctctgctgtgtgaggTGATCACCTGATCTTATTTACAGACCTGCACCTGCAAGTACTGACATCGCTGCCGATTCCGTGACAGAAAAATATGGGGTTGAGAACTAAATGATGCGGTTTTTcgcacctgctcacctgtcgGTAGGCTCGACAAGCTCCAGGAccctgtttctcctctgccGCTTCAGACATGCGCTTCAGCCTTTGATCGGTGTGCGTGCATCTTGGATTTAGTGAGTATTTTACCAAACCTGAATATTACATTAACTTACTTGTGACTGGTTTGCCTTGTTAAACTCCAGGGTAAAGGGCTCACCTGCCGCGCAGGTGTTTTTGCACCTGCAAACCGCCCGTTTGTAAAGCCGATGCGGGTTTATCGAATTTTAATCGAGTCTATTAatctaaattaattaaaatccaCAAAAATGTCTTCCGCATTTTACGGACGTGTAACGTGGCAGGGGGCAGTATAAGGTGTCGAAATGCGTTTCGTGTGTTCTGTTAAGTACACAGgcctcatttgttttctctcccccccccctcgGGAccttccctcccccctccttaTTTGTACAGGGCAGGTTCGCCTCTAATTAAACACTGGGGAGACGTCTGTCTTCACCTGCGTCCCAGTAGATTACTGCTGCATCTATTTTCAAGACCACACCACCTGCGGCATATTCAGATAACAccagcagtgtttttctttccatgaATCAATAGATCTATGTCGGAACCGGAACCGCTCGGAGCAAAGTTGAAAACAGATCAGCACACACCCGTGCTGCAACCAATGCAGATCAATTTATTGTTCATTGGGCATGTTGCTTTATAAAACGACAGTTtctcagcatttaaaaatgtgttaaaatgtgtcaGAGAATAAAAAAGCAACCAAACCCAAATTTACTTTAACATGTAAAACCATTAGttcaaattattaaaaaaaaaaaaatcgtgcCAACTTATTTTGGAAAGCAGgtatttcaataaaatgtgcTGCCATTGTGAAAGCCATTTAAATAGCAGGAACGTCTTGCAGCATAATTCACAATCTgcataaaatatttattgaagCTAATTGTTCATTTGCTTTCTGTTATAAGGCTGTCATGTTTGTGATGTGTTGATTTACATTAAAGTGTCCTGTCTCCTCTGTAATTTTTCTGTTGGCAGGTACATCCAGTGTGTCACCTGCTGGCAGAGTCCGTGGAACCTGAAGACAATAGCACACCCCTGAAATATGATCCATTTCTaaaacaacacactgcacagcttGGCTTACTTACCTCGAGCCAATGAGACGGATTCAAACATTCATTGCTATGGTTCTCCTCGTTACTTTAGTTCTGATCTTTTTCTACTCAACCCTTCACCTTGAGATGACCTACAGTCACAGGGCTGGACCAGAGGACGTCCCGAGGCGTCCCGGCCTCCAAGCCAAGGACCATAATGTGAAAAGACAAACCCCCAAGCAGGAAAGCTTCACCACGCTTCACCCTGATGTCCACAACGTGTCTGTTTCCGACAGCCTCAGACAGACAATCTCTCAGAATGGAGCGTACTGGAACCGTCTGCTGCACTCGGCCCTCAGGAACCTGGACAAGGGACAAAATCCTTCCAAGCATGACTCTGATTGGTCTCGTTGCAGGGAGACAAATCCAGAGCTTCTACAAACCAATGTGCATGACTTCACCTCTTATCCTGTCTTATTCCAGGACTTTTTGCAAGGCATGAACTGCAGGTCCCCTCCAGTCCTGATCAATCAACCCAACAAGTGCATGTCTGgtgagaggaaaggagacaaCCAAACCTTCCTGCTTTTTGCCATCAAGTCAAATCCTGGAAACTTTGAGCGGAGACAGGCAGTGCGCGAGACCTGGGGGCGAGAGGGGACCTATCAGAGTGGACTGAGAGTACACACAGTGTTTCTCCTGGGTAGCCCTCCGCTGGATGACCCTGACCTCAGCCCACTGCTGTCATTTGAAGCAAGACACTTTGGAGACATCCTGCAGTGGGATTTTCATGAATCCCTCTTGAACCTGACACTCAAAATGAACATGCTCCTCCAGTGGACACTGAAATACTGTCCTCGTGTCTCCTTCATCTTTAGTGGGGATGATGACGTATTTGTCAACTCACTAGCATTACTCAGCTACCTGCAGTCTCTGGAGCCCTCAAAGGCCTCTCAGTTGTATGTTGGACATGTCATAAGCACAGCAAGTCCCCTCAGGGACCCTAAAAGCAAATACTACATTCCTCTGAGCTTTTATGACAGCCCATACCCGGCTTATGCTGGTGGAGGGGGTTTTCTTATCTCTGGAGCGTTGCTGCAGCCCCTATATTCAATTTCACACGTCATACCTTTCTTTCCCATAGACGATGTCTACACTGGGATGTGCTTAAAGGCTGTAGGCGTTTCTCCTGAGGCACACGCGGGCTTTCAGACCTTTGATGTCAAGGAGCAGGATCGTGAGAATCTGTGCGTACATAAAGATCTTATTCTGATTCACCAGCGCTCCCCGCAGCAGATGAAGAAGCTGTGGAAGGGCATTCACAGCCCCTTGTTGACTTGTTGATCAGGACCGGTGAGCAAAAGATGCAGCGATGAGAGAGTAAACACCGACTGCACTGGCATACAGAAGCCGTGGCTCATCTGCTTTTAATATTGTCCCTTCCGCTTTTTACTGTTTCTAGATGATGCAGCAGGAGGAATTGTAATTGAGGGTTTTATTGTCTACTGTTGACATCTTGCATGGACTCAGACTTTGCTGGAAAGCAGATGTGTCATTAACCCAATCAACTTTCCTgttgcatttaaataaaaaataattaaaccaAGAAAATTCAAAGTTCCATAGTTTATTTTccacaaaacaccaaacatgTAACATGAGCTAGATGGGTGTACAGTTCTGGGAATTAGAAGTGTGTAACAGCATACAGACCCATCTAAAACTTGGGTGTGTACACTAAAAATCATTAATATAGGAAACTTCAACGCAATGCAAGTTAAATCACTCACCTCAATGATACACAACGAAGCCTGTTAAATACCAGAATCACCAAGGGTTACAAGAGAGGGACCTTACTCGACAGGGTTTGACTTCCACGGTTTATTGCTTaacttctgtgtttctgtttttatgcataAACGGCACGAAATTGGTGACCTTGGAGTTACTGTGAAACAAGT
It encodes:
- the napab gene encoding N-ethylmaleimide-sensitive factor attachment protein, alpha b, whose translation is MDNSGKEKQAMALIAEAEKKMKSSQSFFGALFGGSSKMEDACDLYVRAANMYKMAKNWCAAGNAFSQAARLYLQMQSKHDAASNFVEAGNAFKKADPQEAINCLNRAIEIYTDMGRFIIAAKHHISIAEIYETELVDIDKAVAHYEQAADYYKGEESTSSANKCLLKVATYAAQLEQYPKAIDIYEQVGTHAMDSTLLKYSAKDHFFKAALCHFCVDMLNAKLAVQKYEEMFPAFSDSRECKLLKKLLDACEEQNVDAYTDSVKEYDTISRLDQWLTTMLLRIKKTIQEDESDLR
- the b3gnt2l gene encoding N-acetyllactosaminide beta-1,3-N-acetylglucosaminyltransferase 2, which codes for MRRIQTFIAMVLLVTLVLIFFYSTLHLEMTYSHRAGPEDVPRRPGLQAKDHNVKRQTPKQESFTTLHPDVHNVSVSDSLRQTISQNGAYWNRLLHSALRNLDKGQNPSKHDSDWSRCRETNPELLQTNVHDFTSYPVLFQDFLQGMNCRSPPVLINQPNKCMSGERKGDNQTFLLFAIKSNPGNFERRQAVRETWGREGTYQSGLRVHTVFLLGSPPLDDPDLSPLLSFEARHFGDILQWDFHESLLNLTLKMNMLLQWTLKYCPRVSFIFSGDDDVFVNSLALLSYLQSLEPSKASQLYVGHVISTASPLRDPKSKYYIPLSFYDSPYPAYAGGGGFLISGALLQPLYSISHVIPFFPIDDVYTGMCLKAVGVSPEAHAGFQTFDVKEQDRENLCVHKDLILIHQRSPQQMKKLWKGIHSPLLTC